A genome region from Triticum aestivum cultivar Chinese Spring chromosome 2B, IWGSC CS RefSeq v2.1, whole genome shotgun sequence includes the following:
- the LOC123042863 gene encoding protein SYM1, translated as MAASVAFSPACRRLPCNPLSASTGALSLVRLAGCSRRLRRACATAEPSDVLPGSGAGELDGLVPAGLLEELPEGLAFQGAPDGSGGHPMLDRGINAAIVLGAITFALTKLLTVDHDYWHGWTILEILRYMPQHNWSAYEEALKANPVLVKMMISGIVYSLGDWIAQCYEGKPIFEFDRARMFRSGLIGFALQGSLSHYYYNFCESVFPCKDWWAVPVKAAFDQTAWSGLWNTIYFVALGFLRWESPSTIFSELKSTFFPMLTAGWKLWPFAHLITYGVVPVEHRLLWVDCVEIIWVTILSTYSNEKSEARILDDSSTTDTRDNSR; from the exons ATGGCGGCGTCCGTGGCCTTCTCCCCCGCATGCAGGCGGCTCCCCTGCAACCCCCTCTCCGCCTCCACCGGCGCACTGTCTCTCGTCCGCCTGGCGGGATGCTCCAGGCGCCTCCGCCGCGCCTGTGCCACGGCGGAGCCGTCCGACGTGCTGCCGGGATCCGGGGCCGGCGAGCTGGACGGGCTGGTGCCGGCAGGGCTGCTCGAGGAGCTGCCGGAGGGCCTCGCCTTCCAGGGCGCCCCTGACGGCAGCGGAGGCCACCCGATGCTCGACCGCGGCATCAACGCGGCCATCGTGCTCGGCGCCATCACCTTCGCGCTCACCAAGCTCCTCACCGTCGACCACGACTACTGGCAT GGGTGGACAATCTTGGAGATCCTGCGGTACATGCCACAGCACAACTGGTCGGCGTACGAGGAGGCCCTCAAGGCCAACCCGGTTCTTGTCAAGATGATGATCAGTGGCATCGTCTATTCCCTCGGCGACTGGATAGCCCAG TGTTACGAAGGGAAGCCCATCTTCGAGTTTGACCGTGCTCGCATGTTCCGGTCTGGCCTCATAGGGTTCGCCCTTCAGGGATCCCTTTCGCACTACTACTACAATTTCTGCGAG TCGGTGTTTCCGTGCAAGGATTGGTGGGCTGTACCTGTCAAGGCTGCATTTGATCAGACAGCTTGGTCTGGGCTGTGGAACACCATCTACTTCGTCGCCTTGGGATTCCTTCGGTGGGAATCTCCGTCCACCATATTCAGCGAGCTCAAGTCCACCTTCTTCCCCATGCTTACT GCAGGATGGAAGCTGTGGCCATTTGCACACTTAATTACATATGGTGTGGTTCCTGTCGAACATAGACTTCTCTGGGTCGACTGTGTCGAGATAATCTGGGTCACCATCTTGTCAAC TTACTCAAACGAGAAATCTGAAGCAAGGATCTTAGACGATTCCTCCACAACAGATACGCGG GACAACTCCAGATAG